A region from the Sandaracinus amylolyticus genome encodes:
- a CDS encoding TrmH family RNA methyltransferase, with translation MAYVPPLGMPIDEVRRELDRIRHPVRIAIRRSKNPFNVGAIIRTAHSFLVREIVLIGIEPWYERAAMGMQRYENVVEVESEAAFVAMAKERGWFLCSLEKDDASVGLWDAKMPEHCVIVVGNEEEGVGAEILAASDEVIGIPMFGINHSYPMTVAAGIAMAEWARRRYAGAGRVIVTPKE, from the coding sequence ATGGCCTACGTTCCGCCGCTCGGGATGCCGATCGACGAGGTGCGTCGCGAGCTCGATCGCATCCGTCATCCGGTGCGCATCGCGATCCGTCGCTCGAAGAACCCGTTCAACGTCGGCGCGATCATCCGCACCGCGCACTCGTTCCTGGTGCGCGAGATCGTGCTCATCGGGATCGAGCCCTGGTACGAGCGCGCGGCGATGGGCATGCAGCGCTACGAGAACGTGGTCGAGGTCGAGAGCGAGGCCGCGTTCGTCGCGATGGCGAAGGAGCGCGGCTGGTTCTTGTGCTCGCTCGAGAAGGACGACGCGTCGGTCGGGCTCTGGGACGCGAAGATGCCCGAGCACTGCGTGATCGTCGTGGGCAACGAGGAAGAGGGCGTCGGCGCGGAGATCCTCGCGGCGTCCGACGAGGTGATCGGGATCCCGATGTTCGGGATCAACCACAGCTACCCGATGACGGTCGCGGCCGGGATCGCGATGGCAGAGTGGGCGCGGCGTCGATATGCGGGCGCGGGCCGTGTGATCGTGACTCCGAAAGAGTGA
- a CDS encoding PEGA domain-containing protein: MRWGVRRARALAFVVALALMAGAPRAVHADDTAEAGALFASGNQHLQAATRLRGERRTRELEAALADYVASLRIVRSRNVLFNASLAAELLERREDAFNYLFEYVGVAGLSESDRAEGTRRLDALRPHVAVLAITSAPSGAEVWIDRRDLAARGRTPLEYAVSAGDHRVWLRASGYRDAEVQVAATVGTTTPVSATLEGAPASVQVLAPPDVRLTLDGEPIAAGAHVEIAPGTHVARLEPEGAAPIERRFEVLPGAAPMVIDLATAAAGLARREGALLVVTSEPAARVMVDGLVVGGGTAVRAPVTSGAHEIVVEADGHLPYTTRHTFATGDRRALRVSLAPQRGDSLLAPRIVMGVAGGLSTIAVATTAIGWFVADERWDSAHTEENADEVEAWAYAAYTAWGVAAAVIATEIVLLIADGRSDEESVGELVVAPVPVEGGAVLSVGGRL, translated from the coding sequence ATGCGTTGGGGGGTTCGGCGGGCGCGCGCGCTCGCCTTCGTCGTCGCGCTCGCGCTGATGGCCGGCGCGCCACGCGCGGTGCACGCCGACGACACGGCCGAGGCGGGGGCGCTCTTCGCGAGCGGCAACCAGCACCTCCAGGCCGCGACGCGATTGCGCGGGGAGCGACGCACGCGCGAGCTCGAAGCCGCGCTCGCCGACTACGTCGCGAGCCTCCGCATCGTGCGGAGCCGCAACGTGCTGTTCAACGCGTCGCTGGCCGCCGAGCTGCTCGAGCGGCGCGAGGACGCGTTCAACTATCTGTTCGAGTACGTCGGCGTCGCGGGGCTGAGCGAGAGTGATCGCGCCGAGGGCACGCGCCGGCTCGACGCGCTGCGGCCGCACGTCGCGGTGCTCGCGATCACGAGCGCGCCGAGCGGCGCCGAGGTGTGGATCGATCGACGCGATCTCGCGGCGCGCGGGCGCACGCCGCTCGAGTACGCGGTGAGCGCGGGCGACCATCGCGTGTGGCTGCGCGCGAGCGGATATCGCGACGCGGAGGTGCAGGTCGCCGCGACCGTGGGCACCACGACGCCGGTGAGCGCGACGCTCGAGGGCGCGCCGGCCTCGGTGCAGGTGCTCGCGCCGCCCGACGTGCGCCTCACGCTCGACGGAGAGCCGATCGCCGCGGGCGCGCACGTCGAGATCGCGCCGGGCACGCACGTCGCGCGGCTCGAGCCGGAGGGCGCGGCGCCGATCGAGCGGCGCTTCGAGGTGCTGCCGGGCGCGGCGCCGATGGTGATCGATCTCGCGACCGCGGCGGCGGGCCTCGCGCGGCGCGAGGGCGCGCTGCTCGTGGTCACCAGCGAGCCCGCGGCGCGCGTGATGGTCGACGGCCTCGTCGTCGGGGGCGGCACGGCGGTGCGCGCGCCGGTGACGAGCGGCGCGCACGAGATCGTCGTCGAGGCCGACGGGCACCTGCCGTACACGACGCGCCACACGTTCGCGACCGGCGATCGCCGCGCGCTCCGGGTGTCGCTCGCGCCGCAACGCGGGGACTCGCTGCTCGCGCCGCGCATCGTGATGGGCGTCGCGGGAGGGCTCTCGACGATCGCGGTGGCGACGACGGCGATCGGCTGGTTCGTCGCGGACGAGCGCTGGGACTCGGCGCACACCGAGGAGAACGCCGACGAGGTCGAGGCGTGGGCGTACGCCGCGTACACCGCGTGGGGCGTCGCGGCGGCGGTGATCGCGACCGAGATCGTGCTGCTGATCGCCGACGGACGGAGCGACGAGGAGTCGGTCGGTGAGCTCGTCGTCGCGCCGGTCCCGGTCGAGGGCGGCGCGGTGTTGAGCGTCGGAGGTCGGCTGTGA
- a CDS encoding serine/threonine-protein kinase, which produces MSDDSLDPARPLREDDRDRTRLEDTRDGMDLDPAEGHPGFATTALGAGDVRDTPRMPTLVDEERAVDPWIGRVLSNVYRVEGKIGEGGMGAVYAVRHVHLGKQYAVKVLSAGVAQNATAVERLKQEAIAASSIEHDNIVEVISFDRYADGAVFIVMEYLRGESLAERVARGPLPLHEALAIAHQIAAALAKAHQHDIVHRDLKPENVYLAKKGDAERAKVLDFGISKVKSADAEQVKMTRTGQLVGTPLYMSPEQARGEAEIDRRVDVYALGVMLYEMLTGSPPFEGRNYFELLWKHGNEPAQPPKQRNPNVFIPDEVEAVVLRALAKKREERFQTMEELAEALRMAAPDVAVPTTASLPPRSVNIDVAREVRPSPAVTLDAPPPAREQRSTESIPAPPTTRVPMAAWVGGALVALAAIALVASAMAGEPEAPPPTIASAPQPAITEPEIRAPEVAEPEVREPETDPARVAEVALDSTPTGAEVRVGERVLGTTPLFADLPIGAPLTLVFHHDGYVDEEEVLVPAAGARVSVRLRRRAIRGGSGSSVSSLPMKTEL; this is translated from the coding sequence ATGTCCGACGACTCCCTCGATCCCGCGCGCCCGCTCCGCGAGGACGATCGCGACCGCACGCGGCTCGAGGACACGCGCGACGGGATGGATCTCGATCCGGCGGAAGGCCATCCGGGCTTCGCGACCACGGCGCTCGGCGCCGGCGACGTGCGCGACACCCCGCGGATGCCGACGCTCGTCGACGAGGAGCGCGCGGTGGATCCGTGGATCGGCCGCGTGCTCTCGAACGTGTATCGCGTCGAGGGCAAGATCGGCGAGGGCGGGATGGGCGCGGTGTACGCCGTGCGCCACGTGCACCTCGGCAAGCAGTACGCGGTGAAGGTGCTCTCGGCGGGCGTCGCGCAGAACGCGACGGCGGTCGAGCGGCTCAAGCAGGAAGCGATCGCGGCGAGCTCGATCGAGCACGACAACATCGTCGAGGTCATCAGCTTCGATCGCTACGCCGACGGCGCGGTCTTCATCGTGATGGAGTACCTGCGGGGCGAGAGCCTCGCCGAGCGCGTCGCGCGCGGGCCGCTCCCGCTGCACGAAGCGCTCGCGATCGCGCATCAGATCGCGGCAGCGCTCGCGAAGGCGCACCAGCACGACATCGTGCACCGCGACCTGAAGCCCGAGAACGTCTACCTCGCGAAGAAGGGCGACGCGGAGCGCGCGAAGGTGCTCGACTTCGGCATCTCGAAGGTGAAGAGCGCGGACGCCGAGCAAGTGAAGATGACGCGCACCGGCCAGCTGGTCGGGACGCCGCTCTACATGTCGCCCGAGCAGGCGCGCGGAGAGGCGGAGATCGATCGGCGCGTCGACGTCTACGCGCTCGGCGTGATGCTGTACGAGATGCTGACGGGCTCGCCGCCGTTCGAGGGGCGGAACTACTTCGAGCTCCTCTGGAAGCACGGCAACGAGCCGGCGCAGCCGCCGAAGCAGCGGAACCCGAACGTCTTCATCCCCGACGAGGTCGAGGCGGTGGTGCTGCGCGCGCTCGCGAAGAAGCGCGAGGAGCGCTTCCAGACGATGGAGGAGCTCGCGGAGGCGCTGCGGATGGCGGCGCCGGACGTGGCGGTGCCGACCACGGCGTCGTTGCCTCCGCGGAGCGTGAACATCGACGTCGCGCGCGAGGTGAGGCCGAGCCCCGCCGTGACGCTCGACGCGCCGCCGCCGGCGCGCGAGCAGCGCTCCACGGAGTCGATCCCGGCGCCGCCCACGACGCGCGTGCCGATGGCGGCGTGGGTCGGTGGAGCGCTCGTCGCGCTCGCGGCGATCGCGCTCGTCGCGAGCGCGATGGCGGGCGAGCCCGAGGCGCCCCCGCCGACGATCGCGAGCGCGCCGCAGCCCGCGATCACCGAGCCGGAGATCCGCGCGCCCGAGGTCGCCGAGCCGGAGGTCCGCGAGCCCGAGACCGATCCCGCGCGCGTCGCGGAGGTCGCGCTCGACTCGACGCCGACCGGCGCGGAAGTGCGCGTCGGCGAGCGCGTGCTCGGGACGACGCCGCTCTTCGCGGATCTGCCGATCGGTGCACCGCTCACGCTCGTCTTCCACCACGACGGGTACGTCGACGAGGAAGAGGTGCTCGTGCCCGCGGCGGGCGCGCGGGTGTCGGTGAGGCTTCGCCGTCGCGCGATCCGCGGCGGCTCGGGATCGTCGGTCTCTTCGCTTCCCATGAAGACGGAGCTCTGA
- a CDS encoding sterol desaturase family protein, with amino-acid sequence MGLLDLTQECLDAAEGKMPEPTPGPNGKRGKPPNRIQVFKNQFLEKWFAQAHPITPGIWFGPFVVWGLWSGAQAFGLGVIPLFAAGFLITTFIEYCLHRWIFHFVPKNEKQRLQHFLLHGYHHEFMNDPMRLVLPPIGIWPFAAIVAGIWYLVFGAYWFPIFAGTAAGYIAYDWVHYYTHYFNPKGGVGRWLKRYHMLHHHDSPNHRYGITSPLWDFVFGTYLPLNKMARQAGRHAAPTAES; translated from the coding sequence ATGGGCCTGCTGGATCTCACGCAAGAGTGCCTCGATGCGGCGGAGGGCAAGATGCCCGAGCCGACGCCCGGTCCGAACGGGAAGCGCGGCAAGCCGCCCAACCGGATCCAGGTGTTCAAGAACCAGTTCCTCGAGAAGTGGTTCGCCCAGGCCCACCCGATCACGCCCGGCATCTGGTTCGGGCCGTTCGTCGTGTGGGGGCTCTGGTCGGGCGCCCAGGCGTTCGGGCTCGGCGTGATCCCGCTCTTCGCGGCGGGCTTCCTGATCACGACGTTCATCGAGTACTGCCTGCACCGCTGGATCTTCCACTTCGTCCCGAAGAACGAGAAGCAGCGCCTGCAGCACTTCCTGCTGCACGGGTACCACCACGAGTTCATGAACGACCCGATGCGGCTCGTGCTCCCGCCGATCGGGATCTGGCCGTTCGCGGCGATCGTCGCGGGCATCTGGTACCTCGTGTTCGGCGCGTACTGGTTCCCGATCTTCGCGGGCACCGCGGCGGGCTACATCGCGTACGACTGGGTCCACTACTACACGCACTACTTCAACCCGAAGGGTGGCGTGGGCCGGTGGCTGAAGCGCTACCACATGCTCCACCACCACGACTCGCCGAACCATCGCTACGGCATCACCTCGCCGCTGTGGGACTTCGTCTTCGGCACGTACCTGCCGCTGAACAAGATGGCGCGGCAGGCCGGGCGACACGCAGCGCCGACGGCCGAGAGCTGA
- a CDS encoding MarR family winged helix-turn-helix transcriptional regulator: METTSETSIAAGILTDPTTRYVIREIAWRFAYLRRVVINEMSRVLTPLGATVPQYHVLFRLATAEGPLSQQELTLDAGLDAAGVSRLVARMAKDKQVTIKVDARDRRRRLVRLTAKGRALEESLSPLVDSAVRNMVTGFTDEEAMFLVQLLDKAVRSTMDRETDRKRRSRRRAANGHAEAEASEPPRA, translated from the coding sequence TTGGAGACCACGAGCGAGACGTCCATCGCCGCCGGCATCCTCACCGATCCGACGACGCGCTACGTGATCCGCGAGATCGCTTGGCGGTTCGCGTATCTCCGCCGCGTCGTCATCAACGAGATGAGCCGCGTGCTGACACCCCTCGGCGCGACCGTGCCGCAGTACCACGTGCTCTTCCGCCTCGCGACGGCGGAGGGCCCGCTCTCGCAGCAGGAGCTGACGCTGGACGCCGGCCTCGACGCCGCGGGGGTGAGCCGCCTCGTCGCGCGCATGGCGAAGGACAAGCAGGTCACGATCAAGGTCGACGCGCGCGATCGCCGTCGTCGCCTGGTGCGCCTGACCGCGAAGGGGCGCGCGCTCGAGGAGTCGCTCTCGCCGCTCGTCGACTCCGCGGTGCGGAACATGGTGACGGGCTTCACCGACGAGGAGGCGATGTTCCTCGTGCAGCTCCTCGACAAGGCCGTGCGCTCGACGATGGATCGCGAGACCGACCGCAAGCGCCGCTCCCGCCGTCGCGCCGCGAACGGCCACGCCGAGGCCGAGGCGAGCGAGCCTCCTCGGGCGTGA